The DNA window TGAACTGGAGAACGACATCTTTAGGGGGAGGATGTACACTTAAAACAACACAACAACAGATGGCGCTAACACTGTTCACAGAAATCGAATACCACTTGAAGCCGCATGGGCCATTAGTGTGTTGGCAGCTTGTTGGGTTTCCAATAGTAGACGTGCCTCGTTCAGCCAATCAAGTGCAGCTTTTCGTGACGCTCCCTTGAGCAAGTTCATGTACTGCACGGTGCGTACCAAATCGCCGCGATCAAGCCAATAGCGGGCCCGATTCAGAATGTCATAGGTGTCCAACTTGTTGAAATCGAATGGTTTGTCCTCTAGTTCATCCTTCGAAATGGAAACGCTGGGACGGATGATTAGGGCCGCCTGGAGGAACGAAAGCAAATACATCGGCAGACGGGCTCCTTCGGCAGGTACAAGGGCCAGACGACGAGAAATTTCTTCCACCTTGATGAATCGCTCCCGAAGCGCATCCTCCGGGTAGACGCCGCGCTTTCTAGCCTGTTCGGGGAGCCCCTTAAGCACAACGCTGACCAACTCATCTCCTTCGGCAGCACGACCAACGGCACTGATTTCATCGTTAAGAGGTCGCAGCTGTTCGCGCCACGACTTTCCTGGTTGTCCGGATCGAATCGATGACCACAACGATTGGCATGCACCCCACAGGGCTTGTGCCTGATGGGCACTTCTCTCGGCATCGGCGCGCTCTGTTGGGGGAAGTAACGTAAATTATTAGACGATGCAAAGGCAGTTCTGGACTATTGATTGACAGACATATGGTGTGAAACGATCTAGTAAAACTACGGTGATGTTTCACTGCCATTAACAATGAAGTATATACCTTTCATAGCATCGTCGATCTCTGGTTTTGTGTTAGCATACATGGTGGGAAAACAGATAGATGTATAGTTGTGTTGTTGATGGTTTAGGTCAGTATATTTGGAAAGGTCGATGAAACACACAAAAGAAAGAATACATATTGCATCAGTAGCCAGCACAGATTTTGCCCACTTCCTGGTTTTCCATCGAATTTAAGCTGTCCCCAACTTATTTTGCGATCGGACATGATGACGAATCAGTTTCATGCCGCCGCTACCTCGATCGAAATCCAGAACAGGGGTAGTTTTAGCACAATTTCTAATGCTACAATATTATTAAACATAAACAGCCAATAGAGCATGAGCCTGAATCTAAGCTTAATCGTTGATCTTATTAGAATTTTACACAGATTTTTTACAGAGATCCAAATGAACAGATCGTAATGGTCCGTGAAACAAGCGTACATAAAAATCATGGAAGGCAAACCGATAATTCGTATTCTACTACCTCTACTACGGGGAAAACAAGGTAAACAACTCTATGATTACCTTTCAGAGCGGAATCCATTCCCTTCAGCTTGCCGAGCATTGCAGCCAGCTGTAGTTTATAGGCGGCCTGTTCCGTAGTAATTTTCTCGTCCAGCTCACGCTGAAACTTGCGCTTCATTTCTAGTTCTTTCTGAGTGAGCGCATCAGCTAGATGATCCGAATGGGCTTCCGACTGACGTTTCATCTGACTGCGTAAATCGCGCTCAAGATCAGCTCGAATGGCGAGAAGCTACCAAGAAATTCaggaaaaataattattgaatcaACTCACCCGAAGACAACCAACCTTTTTCTGATTTTGTAAATTTAGCTCCCGTCGTTCCTTCGCGATCTCGTACTCTAGCTGAGCCTTAACGGCATCACTCTGATCCGTTCCTCGAACCGCCTCCAGTGCCCGCTTAAGCTGTTGGTCTCCTTCGATCTGTAACTTTTGCAGCTCCTTCTGATGAGCAACGACCTGCGTGAAGGCATGTACGATAAACAAATCCAGGTCGTCCTTCGATATATTGAGTTTTTTCTCGCTCAAATTTAATCCCGGGAAGAGCAGCTCGATTTCATCGATGAAATAGTTTCTTGCCGATTCGACCTTCTTCCAATATTTTTCGCCCAAATTGGCAAGATCGCGTGCTTTCAGCACATCTTCCTTTGCCTTTTTCAAGTGTTCCAAATAAGCTGCAATATTTTCACGAGCCTTATTCTTCAACTCGTCGGAACACTTCAACTCTCTGCCATCCAACAGATGGTGCAACTTTTCAATATTATCCCGCGCTTGCTCGGCCGCATCTTCCGCTGCTTTCAGCGCGGTGTCTCTTGCACTGGTTCGATTGCGTAACAATGTCCAACTGGAGCTATCCAATTTATCGACGGATTCATCCACTACCTTCTTTACCTCTTCCGTGTAAGATTTTAGCACCTGCACAGCTTTGCCATACTCTTTGATAGCCGTTGCTGCTGCAACGTCAATTTGACGCTCTAATTCACTGATCGATTTAGGAACCTCCTCGGCTGGCGCAGCAACAGGTACTGCTTTAGGTGCAACAGTTTTGGTAGGGGTTGGTTTTGCCGCTGAACTCGGTGCTGGCGTTTTAGCAATAGGCGCAGGGGTAGCTTTTTCGACCAACGATTCCGGTTTCGAAAGTGGCGGTGACGGAACAGGTACGTGTACCGATTTAGAACGAGTTATCGGTGGCAGGTCAACAGCTATAGAACAATGGCGTTCGATTAATATCAGACAAAATTATTCCAAGTTACTCACGTTTCTCGGACTTTTTCTCCTCTTTCCCACCGGTAAAAAAACCGGTAACACTAGAGGTGTACCCACTAATAGTGCTGGAAATGTCATCCAGTTTTTTTGACACCTCATCAAGAGGATTTTCTTCCTGAAGAAGTGCCTTCAGCACGGGATCCAGTGCTGGAACATTAGTGACGAGGGTTTTTCGAAACTCGTTGTCGTACCTAGAGCGTAAAAGTAAATGTAAGGGTCATTTATTGAAACCAGCACAAAAATTGATGTACTTACTTTGCATACGCAACAACTCCGCCACCGACAAGGAGCGGAGATAGAATTACTAGCACTTTGCCAAAGCCAGCTTCGCGGAACTGCAACGTTGGTCTTTTGGAACTGAAGGTTCGAAGCAGTTGAGCACTCGTTCTCTGTGATCAACAAAAAACAATAGATTTAAGCGTATTGTACTTTTATGATGTAGAAATGGATAAATAAGGTTCGATGTTACTTTATTGCGCGTACGTAAATTACTATATGAAAGATTGACGAATGGTGCAGTCGCATTAACCGTTGGGTGTCAATACGCTAACATTCTAACCTAATAAAAAAGTACAGTGAGTTTAACATGAGTATGTTTCGAAACACCCGCTTTAAACAAATGTAAAaatcggatataaacttcaatcGTAAAAATCGGGACTACGCTTTCTCAGCATAGGAAAATTGTCTCGAAAAGTCGGCAAGAATAAACTTCCGTATGCAATCGACTTAACCGTATATATCGTAACATCCAAAATTAAAAttcgtttgaaatttttttaagcgaTTCGGAAATCCAAAATCCTCTGTCCGATTTTTTTACACTTGGAGCTTATATCCAATTTCaaaattctaatatatttaacgCGGGTTCTACGAACCATGTTCTATTTTTGCCACTTTTTAGGTTGCTCGCATGTAACCTGGTTGCCTGCTGGAAGTTGAAGTAATGCTCATTGATTAATCGTCAACTTCTCATCGGACTCGATTGCACGAGAACAGGGTGCCTGATGGAACATCCTGGAAGTCTTCAAATTCGACCATGATACCGAGTGATAAAAACAATGTGAACAATATATTGATTTACAAAGTAACATGAAAAATCCATGACGCCAAAGGTGCGAATTAACCAATGTATAATCCTTGATCTGCTAGATAGTTAACTAACAAAGTTGCGTGTGAATAATAAACTACAAATAAATAGATACATCATGCAATTAAATCAAACAATTTTGGAACCCCGCTTCCCCCGAATAGATACCAGATTTATCATACAGCTATATTTGCATTGATAATGGTGACATTCGCTGGTGACTCGATGTTATATTTGTATGAATGTTGTGACATAACACCTTTCTTGGTAACTTTTACTCTGGATTTCACCTACCTTCGATCCGCTGAAGAAGGTTCTTTGTACTAGCAAGCGATACATGGTAGACCCTTCCTACGGTTCCTTTTCCAGGTTGTTTGGCGGAGTATAAGCACTATATTCACGACACACGCACCTGACCGCAGGCGACTTTAGACACGACGGGACCGAATCCAACGACGAGAAGcaaacgaaaaattttctttGAGCCGAAAGATTTTGACATTTCGCTGCATCTCGGTTCGGCTGTCACTTGAACGGAAAAGATGACAGCATCGCTGTTCGAATTATCCGATGACCGAAAAATGCTGTGTTTAGCGCAACGTCTCAACAGGCCACAGAATTGGGAACTAATAGCCgtacgcagaaaaaagattttgtAGGTTCTATGAAcatatggattaaattcaataaatttatttattattgctttttttcctttttttgtttcgactatgttagtcatattctctttttgacattttaacgacattcaattagctagagattactgggtagggaaagttatgaaacttagagccatagtactcaagtgagagcatggatgtgaagtaaacagatcggaaaactagaagtggcagggtcattagaacaggcttaatatcgtacgggcttaatctgtcttctgttaatgagggtcgagcttaggcagaataactacgaatcacccgagttcactaacatgtgtcctgataaaggtagacgtgtctatctttaccgtgacaaccgacaaaaattaagccacgcaagatcaccactgaaaacttgtcgacgattagcatcaatcttaatgatgattgctgctgttcatctctgtttgcctttcgaatgccgggatagatttttattagactattgtcactgtgctTAAAGTCgtagcgggtttgctacattgtgtatcCACCGCTTTttattgcaataaaaaaaattattattctttttataatatttattttattgaaattaaagtaAATTTATAGAAATTAAAACTGTTTTTATTAAATGCAAAAGTTTATTgtcgttctaataaaaaaatgttttcagacCAAAAAGTTTGTTGGTTGTAATAGTAATAAACAATCAATGATTGGATtaaataacacatatttttggtttaaatatgcttaatttttctgcgtgcgTGCTTTTCCAATAGTTATTTTTCGTAGCAGCAAAACTCCCTACTCAGAAAACCGTTCAATGCGTTACTGCCCTTGTGCGTTAGTTGTACGGTAACGGTGATGCTCGAATCGTCGATTCGAGCGCCGCGAGCGGATTCGGGCAGTATTAGTGCATATTTTTATCTCGTTCGTTTCGTTTACAGTTATTGTTTCGCTGGTTGGctcacagccttgtccaactaacgaatttgattcgctagttagACCGTcagacaaatgtcaaaaactctccaaaagagatcttggcagtgtaaatgcatctgttcacatctctaaatattgtcagattgattgtcaaagtaaatttgacataagattgtggcgttcagatgctttttagttggacaatggtccaaccagcggaggtccaactaaaaagcggtccagttaaaaagtgtcgaaccatcgaatcacgactgtaatttCTTTTTCTGACTTCAACTACGTGGTTATGTTTTCGTCATGCAGGTCGTTTTATCGGAAGTAATAAATGTGGAATTTATTTTCGATGTGACGGTTATATTTTCGACTACCAGCTCATGATGTGAAGAAAAGTAACTGGAGGAGATATCTTAGCCGTATGGTTAAAAGACGGAAGCTTCAAAATTCCTAACTTTACTATATAGGTAAGCCAGTCTTAATTGAAGTTTTTTCTACCCCAGCAACGAAAACCTTTGGTTTGGGATTAGGAAAATTAAATTTCTTTACATAATATAAATATTGTTTATGAACACATTTGATATAACTAACAATTGCCATTTTCAATTGGCGATTTGcgacaaaaccaaaattagtcatgcgacacctatgattcagctcatgaactggcaaagtgacacagtttgcttttttcacccgcaaatgagtcgtagcttacaacagaaatttcattttcttctcggaaaaagcttatcactgccaaaatatgaatgaaacgagtaagaaatttagttttatttgcaattattctgaacatacaatcactcaaaaaaaagtaaacgttatgcctattgattttacacatagatttttgcaattaacgaaggcatatagacactatttgctggcacattaacctaatgtgtgtatttacaagaaatattaatcttacattcacatttcataactattaggcacataaaacccaaggggtgagtcgcttagcacaaatcgaattgtgctcacaaacaaacagcgtgGTAGCTCGTGCCGCAATGTACCAAGATGTGCCACGgtgtgccacgatgtgccatggtgttcagtaaaacaaaagcaatggttgctatgattattcaactacactttgttgacagttttcgagttgtcagaagtgtgcctcagtgtgccacacattgtggtaacgagtgaaatgatcgcgtattactgtgaatcgtaatcttatatcgtgttatcgtaggtgatacagtgtgcatagcacattgttctaagcgactcaccccttgataaaaccccattctataacgatatgcacatataacttatgtgtgtgcatacatagtttattcaGTTGGCACATaaaaggtatgtgtgcgcgtgataacaatagcatttcttcttcatatgaattttaagcggtttgaagcaaatagaattaacgtttggatttttttcagtgatcatttgcaactatttggctcatacatttcttcgaaatgttatcggggtattattgtggttaaaaaaatcgtttcatAAATGAAGTTctaactcgaaaccgagacccaatcagtaccaatgtcaaactccttcatattttggactacgtaagagattcagtgaagactatcagagagaaggatcggctgtgtattATACAAAGCtaacactttcctattagccggatctATTCTTTCCTCgtgtgatctggagagtttcatgaatttacaccatctcattaAGGTTTAGCTTACCTTAGGAGGAAAgggaaatgatgttgcggcAGCTACGATGCTCAACAAATCACATTTCGGAACAGAACACATATAGCTCTGCgtataatattagaaaccactatgtttgaccctcttttcgcaagatgtttactcatcatcttataaaatgatggttttccttcattttcataagcAATTCAATAACAATTCTTCAAAAGgtctaatgagatttttgtagacaaacttatttcgctcattattccgcagtcgagttgaatttcatgaaagatatacatgaatcaacatctttaccgttggtagaatcaatttcaaatctcgtttcaaatgtcttctgtgttgaaaatataacaaattaagagaaatcagcaaaacaaaagtttgtttacaaatcttattagcctaAGGATTATCTAttctaatgttgatatggaattatcaacaaattgataggttatttggaatttaaaaatttttttaccaatgtttacagaaaataaatgcactatgacagaacagaatcaaatcagcaacactttgcttccagcgctatctatgagcggtttcaacgtagaatcgccaatagctATGCACCGATTCGGTGAAGTGCGGTTTTGCACTTTCCAGCAGAAgtgcactcaaaaaaaagtaaacgttatgcctattgattttacacatagatttttgcaattaacggaggcatttagacactatttgctggcacataaaccaaatgtgtgtatttacaagaaatattaatcttacattcacatttcataactattaggcacataaaaccccattttATAACAATATgaacatataacttatgtgtgtgcatacatagtttatacagttgacacatagaaggtatgtgtgcgcgtgataacaattgcatttcttcttcatataaattttaagcggtttgaagcaaatagaattaacgtttggatttttttcagtgtgtaaaTGGAACAACTCACTGTTGGAACTTCTACTACAAAGTGCAAAGCAAGTGCACGGAACTACCCCGGTACCCTTCAATAGAAAAACTCCAAATGGTTTTTGTTTGATAAAATACTAAATTTTCTTTCTAGTATACAGCAGTTCATACACATCACAGTGTCAAA is part of the Topomyia yanbarensis strain Yona2022 chromosome 1, ASM3024719v1, whole genome shotgun sequence genome and encodes:
- the LOC131677650 gene encoding MICOS complex subunit Mic60 isoform X1; its protein translation is MYRLLVQRTFFSGSKRTSAQLLRTFSSKRPTLQFREAGFGKVLVILSPLLVGGGVVAYAKYDNEFRKTLVTNVPALDPVLKALLQEENPLDEVSKKLDDISSTISGYTSSVTGFFTGGKEEKKSEKPVDLPPITRSKSVHVPVPSPPLSKPESLVEKATPAPIAKTPAPSSAAKPTPTKTVAPKAVPVAAPAEEVPKSISELERQIDVAAATAIKEYGKAVQVLKSYTEEVKKVVDESVDKLDSSSWTLLRNRTSARDTALKAAEDAAEQARDNIEKLHHLLDGRELKCSDELKNKARENIAAYLEHLKKAKEDVLKARDLANLGEKYWKKVESARNYFIDEIELLFPGLNLSEKKLNISKDDLDLFIVHAFTQVVAHQKELQKLQIEGDQQLKRALEAVRGTDQSDAVKAQLEYEIAKERRELNLQNQKKLLAIRADLERDLRSQMKRQSEAHSDHLADALTQKELEMKRKFQRELDEKITTEQAAYKLQLAAMLGKLKGMDSALKEIDDAMKERADAERSAHQAQALWGACQSLWSSIRSGQPGKSWREQLRPLNDEISAVGRAAEGDELVSVVLKGLPEQARKRGVYPEDALRERFIKVEEISRRLALVPAEGARLPMYLLSFLQAALIIRPSVSISKDELEDKPFDFNKLDTYDILNRARYWLDRGDLVRTVQYMNLLKGASRKAALDWLNEARLLLETQQAANTLMAHAASSGIRFL
- the LOC131677650 gene encoding MICOS complex subunit Mic60 isoform X2, giving the protein MYRLLVQRTFFSGSKRTSAQLLRTFSSKRPTLQFREAGFGKVLVILSPLLVGGGVVAYAKYDNEFRKTLVTNVPALDPVLKALLQEENPLDEVSKKLDDISSTISGYTSSVTGFFTGGKEEKKSEKPVDLPPITRSKSVHVPVPSPPLSKPESLVEKATPAPIAKTPAPSSAAKPTPTKTVAPKAVPVAAPAEEVPKSISELERQIDVAAATAIKEYGKAVQVLKSYTEEVKKVVDESVDKLDSSSWTLLRNRTSARDTALKAAEDAAEQARDNIEKLHHLLDGRELKCSDELKNKARENIAAYLEHLKKAKEDVLKARDLANLGEKYWKKVESARNYFIDEIELLFPGLNLSEKKLNISKDDLDLFIVHAFTQVVAHQKELQKLQIEGDQQLKRALEAVRGTDQSDAVKAQLEYEIAKERRELNLQNQKKLLAIRADLERDLRSQMKRQSEAHSDHLADALTQKELEMKRKFQRELDEKITTEQAAYKLQLAAMLGKLKGMDSALKERADAERSAHQAQALWGACQSLWSSIRSGQPGKSWREQLRPLNDEISAVGRAAEGDELVSVVLKGLPEQARKRGVYPEDALRERFIKVEEISRRLALVPAEGARLPMYLLSFLQAALIIRPSVSISKDELEDKPFDFNKLDTYDILNRARYWLDRGDLVRTVQYMNLLKGASRKAALDWLNEARLLLETQQAANTLMAHAASSGIRFL